The proteins below are encoded in one region of Equus caballus isolate H_3958 breed thoroughbred chromosome 16, TB-T2T, whole genome shotgun sequence:
- the SERP1 gene encoding stress-associated endoplasmic reticulum protein 1, which produces MVAKQRIRMANEKHSKNITQRGNVAKTSRNAPEEKASVGPWLLALFIFVVCGSAIFQIIQSIRMGM; this is translated from the exons ATGGTCGCCAAGCAGCGGATCCGGATGGCCAACGAGAAGCACAGCAAGAACATCACGCAGCGCGGCAACGTCGCCAAGACCTCG AGAAATGCTCCCGAAGAGAAGGCGTCCGTGGGACCCTGGCTGCTGGCTCTCTTTATTTTCGTCGTttgtggttctg CAATTTTCCAGATTATTCAAAGTATCAGGATGGGCATGTGA